From a region of the Procambarus clarkii isolate CNS0578487 chromosome 2, FALCON_Pclarkii_2.0, whole genome shotgun sequence genome:
- the LOC123762356 gene encoding uncharacterized protein, with the protein MTRKERRLVVRNIRNHHRGLRDERLQDKPDQGKVMKQVAKVQASSSIYDGAYTTFADWRFIHRARLNLLSLNGARRFNLNSDKRCRRCRNPNERLPHVLSHCMRLSNPMNKRHNALVQRIMKAAEGRFWKVITENQPIPGIDSTLRLDIVLKKNGEVLLIDVTCPFENDEASLDEARLRKEQKYAPIAAALRRTYRQVTVHAFVGSLGSYDPKNVKLMNRQASKKYQTLQEALRHRHDSMVKDDLH; encoded by the coding sequence ATGACACGGAAGGAAAGGAGACTCGTGGTGAGAAACATCCGTAATCACCATCGGGGACTCAGAGACGAACGCCTGCAAGACAAGCCGGACCAAGGGAAAGTGATGAAGCAAGTAGCAAAAGTCCAAGCCTCATCCTCCATCTACGATGGAGCATACACTACCTTCGCTGACTGGAGGTTCATACATAGGGCGAGGCTTAATCTCCTCTCCCTCAATGGAGCAAGGCGCTTCAATCTGAACTCGGACAAACGTTGCAGGCGATGCAGGAACCCGAACGAGAGACTACCACACGTCCTTAGCCACTGCATGAGGCTGTCAAACCCCATGAACAAGCGCCATAACGCCCTAGTTCAACGTATCATGAAAGCTGCTGAAGGAAGATTCTGGAAGGTAATAACGGAAAATCAGCCGATTCCTGGCATCGACAGCACCCTACGGCTAGACATCGTCCTCAAGAAGAATGGAGAAGTCCTCCTCATCGACGTGACGTGCCCATTCGAGAACGACGAAGCCTCCCTGGATGAAGCTAGGCTACGAAAGGAGCAAAAATATGCGCCGATTGCAGCTGCGCTGAGACGGACCTACAGGCAGGTCACCGTCCACGCCTTCGTGGGCTCACTAGGCTCGTACGATCCGAAAAACGTTAAGCTGATGAACAGGCAAGCCTCCAAAAAATATCAAACTCTTCAGGAAGCTCTGCGTCACCGACACGATTCGATGGTCAAGGATGATCTACATTGA